Proteins encoded in a region of the Triplophysa rosa linkage group LG14, Trosa_1v2, whole genome shotgun sequence genome:
- the dhrs13a.3 gene encoding dehydrogenase/reductase SDR family member 13a.3: protein MSVVLSVLAAAIFSYILIYYSLFRGSRFKSSAKLKGKTAIVTGSNTGIGKATALDLARRGARVILACRNQEKAEAAVYDIRRESGNSEVLYMHLDLASLKSVRNFAETFLKSEPRLDLLINNAGLITCGKTEDGFGMAFGVNHLGHFLLTLLLLDRLKEAEHSRIVNVSALLHRLGSVDFNLLNTQKDLVTGQSSWHAFRAYCHSKLCNVLFTRELANCLEGTNVTCYCLHPGVIATEIGRYMGLWQRLLSFPISKLFFLDTEAGAQTTLYCALQEGLEPLSGRYFSSCGLQNVSALGRDDALARKLWEDSERLCGLS from the exons ATGTCTGTCGTGTTGTCAGTGCTTGCAGCTGCAATATTTTCATATATACTGATTTATTACAGTCTGTTTAGAGGATCCAGATTTAAGAGCAGCGCAAAGTTAAAAGGGAAGACGGCAATTGTTACAG GGAGTAACACAGGTATTGGCAAAGCCACAGCTTTGGATCTGGCCAGAAGAGGAGCCAGGGTTATTTTGGCCTGTCGCAACCAAGAAAAAGCAGAAGCTGCTGTGTATGACATTAGAAGG GAGAGTGGGAACTCTGAAGTGCTGTACATGCATTTGGACTTGGCCAGTCTGAAGTCTGTGCGCAACTTTGCCGAAACTTTTCTTAAGAGTGAACCTCGACTCGACTTGCTTATCAATAATGCAG GACTCATTACATGTGGCAAAACAGAAGATGGGTTTGGCATGGCGTTTGGGGTCAATCACTTGGGTCATTTTCTGCTCACCCTGTTGCTGTTGGATCGTCTAAAGGAGGCAGAGCACAGCCGTATAGTCAACGTGTCTGCCCTGCTTCATCGTCTGGGCTCCGTGGATTTCAACCTTCTCAACACACAGAAAGATCTGGTCACCGGCCAGTCGTCCTGGCACGCGTTCAGAGCTTACTGTCACAGCAAACTGTGTAATGTGCTCTTTACGCGAGAGCTCGCAAACTGCTTGGAGGGGACCAATGTCACCTGCTACTGCTTGCATCCGG GTGTGATAGCGACTGAGATCGGTCGGTACATGGGACTGTGGCAAAGGCTGCTTTCCTTTCCCATATCAAAGCTGTTTTTCCTGGACACTGAGGCTGGAGCACAGACCACACTTTACTGTGCTTTGCAAGAGGGCCTTGAGCCTCTGAGCGGACGTTACTTCTCCTCCTGCGGACTACAGAATGTTAGTGCTCTGGGGCGGGACGATGCCCTGGCAAGGAAGCTGTGGGAAGACAGTGAGAGGTTGTGTGGCCTGTCGTGA
- the cryba1a gene encoding LOW QUALITY PROTEIN: crystallin, beta A1a (The sequence of the model RefSeq protein was modified relative to this genomic sequence to represent the inferred CDS: inserted 2 bases in 1 codon), which translates to MMKPVLFRSINIEISSRMALTNPMPMGPWKLTVYDQENFQGKRTKFTSACQNIMECGMDNIRSLKVECGAWVGYEHSSFCGQQFILERGDYPRWESWSGSNAYHIERLMSLRPICSANHKESKITVFERENFIGHQWEMTDDYPSLQAMGWPSNEIGSMQVQSGAWVCYQYPGYRGYQYIMECDHHGGEYKHYRXGSHAQTFQVQSLRRVQQ; encoded by the exons ATGATGAAACCCGTGCTCTTCAGGTCTATCAATATTGAGATATCTTCAAGGATGGCTCTGACTAATCCCATGCCAATGGGGCCATGGAAG CTCACAGTTTACGATCAAGAGAATTTCCAAGGGAAGCGCACGAAGTTCACCTCAGCCTGTCAGAACATCATGGAATGTGGCATGGACAATATTCGCTCTCTGAAAGTGGAGTGTGGAGC CTGGGTGGGCTATGAACACTCCAGCTTCTGTGGGCAGCAATTCATTTTGGAAAGAGGAGACTACCCTCGCTGGGAGTCTTGGAGTGGCAGCAATGCCTATCACATTGAGAGGCTAATGTCCCTCAGACCAATCTGCTCTGCA AACCACAAGGAGTCAAAGATAACTGTTTTTGAGCGGGAGAACTTTATTGGACACCAGTGGGAGATGACTGATGACTACCCCTCTCTCCAGGCCATGGGCTGGCCCTCCAATGAGATCGGATCAATGCAGGTGCAAAGTGGGGC CTGGGTTTGTTACCAGTACCCCGGCTACCGTGGTTACCAGTACATCATGGAGTGTGACCACCATGGGGGCGAGTACAAACACTACAG GGGCTCCCACGCTCAAACCTTCCAAGTTCAGTCTCTCCGCCGAGTTCAGCAGTGA
- the crybb1l3 gene encoding crystallin, beta B1, like 3, which translates to MSHTAVQGSMGSRHATGMSSYRIYLFEFENFQGHMMELSGECRNICERLNRVGSIRVECGPWVGYEQQNMCGEMFILEKGEYPRWDTWSNSYRCDHFMSVRPVRMDLQDHKICLYDCINFDGRKMEVCDEDVPSMWGFGFQDKVASIQVNGGTWVGYQYPGYRGYQYLFEYGSYKHWNEWGASFPQIQSVRRIRDMQTHHRGCFEMTA; encoded by the exons ATGTCTCACACTGCTGTACAGGGAAGCATGGGGAGTCGCCATGCCACAGGAATGAGCTCCTATAGG ATATATCTGTTTGAGTTCGAGAATTTCCAAGGGCACATGATGGAGCTGAGTGGAGAGTGTCGGAATATCTGTGAGCGTCTGAACCGAGTGGGTTCCATCAGAGTGGAGTGTGGGCC ATGGGTGGGTTATGAGCAGCAGAACATGTGTGGTGAGATGTTTATCCTGGAGAAGGGAGAATACCCTCGCTGGGACACTTGGTCCAACAGTTACCGCTGTGACCATTTCATGTCTGTCCGACCAGTTCGAATG GACCTACAAGACCATAAGATCTGTCTATACGACTGCATTAATTTTGACGGCCGTAAGATGGAAGTTTGCGATGAGGACGTCCCAAGTATGTGGGGTTTTGGCTTCCAGGACAAAGTAGCAAGCATCCAAGTTAATGGTGGAAC GTGGGTTGGGTACCAGTACCCTGGTTACCGTGGATACCAGTACCTGTTTGAGTATGGATCCTATAAGCACTGGAACGAATGGGGTGCCAGTTTTCCCCAGATCCAGTCTGTGCGTAGAATAAGAGACATGCAGACGCATCACAGAGGCTGCTTTGAGATGACGGCATAA
- the unc119a gene encoding protein unc-119 homolog A isoform X1, whose amino-acid sequence MKVKQVCGAGVPCTTEEDLKHSVITPEDVIGLQKITDNYLCGPEQNTHSIDFTRFRIRDMESGTVLSPGNRQTACHRVKFTVGDASINNFRMIERHYFRGQLLKSFDFKFGFCIPSSKNTCEHLYEFPPLSEETSTTKKQVHDMMLHPYETQSDSFYFVDNKLVMHNKADYSYNGGP is encoded by the exons ATGAAAGTGAAGCAAGTCTGCGGCGCAGGTGTCCCGTGTACAACCGAAGAGGATTTAAAACATTCAGTAATAACTCCGGAGGATGTGATCGGGCTGCAGAAGATCACAGACA ATTACCTTTGTGGTCCAGAGCAGAACACACACAGCATTGACTTCACCAGATTCAGAATCAGAGACATGGAGAGCGGCACAGTTCTGTCGCCAGGAAATCGCCAAACCGCCTGCCACAG GGTGAAGTTCACTGTAGGAGACGCTTCCATAAACAATTTCCGTATGATCGAGAGGCATTATTTCCGTGGACAACTGCTGAAAAGCTTTGACTTTAAGTTTGGCTTCTGCATCCCCAGCAGTAAAAACACGTGCGAACACCTATACGAGTTTCCACCTCTTTCTGAAGAAACAAGTACAACAAAGAAACAAG TGCATGACATGATGCTTCACCCTTATGAGACGCAGTCTGACAGCTTTTACTTTGTGGACAACAAGCTCGTAATGCACAATAAGGCAGATTATTCCTACAACGGAGGACCGTAA
- the unc119a gene encoding protein unc-119 homolog A isoform X2, which produces MFLMALLVHVTCYVTYRYMSQKYDYLCGPEQNTHSIDFTRFRIRDMESGTVLSPGNRQTACHRVKFTVGDASINNFRMIERHYFRGQLLKSFDFKFGFCIPSSKNTCEHLYEFPPLSEETSTTKKQVHDMMLHPYETQSDSFYFVDNKLVMHNKADYSYNGGP; this is translated from the exons ATGTTTTTGATGGCTCTCCTGGTTCATGTGACCTGCTATGTCACATACAGATACATGTCGCAAAAATATG ATTACCTTTGTGGTCCAGAGCAGAACACACACAGCATTGACTTCACCAGATTCAGAATCAGAGACATGGAGAGCGGCACAGTTCTGTCGCCAGGAAATCGCCAAACCGCCTGCCACAG GGTGAAGTTCACTGTAGGAGACGCTTCCATAAACAATTTCCGTATGATCGAGAGGCATTATTTCCGTGGACAACTGCTGAAAAGCTTTGACTTTAAGTTTGGCTTCTGCATCCCCAGCAGTAAAAACACGTGCGAACACCTATACGAGTTTCCACCTCTTTCTGAAGAAACAAGTACAACAAAGAAACAAG TGCATGACATGATGCTTCACCCTTATGAGACGCAGTCTGACAGCTTTTACTTTGTGGACAACAAGCTCGTAATGCACAATAAGGCAGATTATTCCTACAACGGAGGACCGTAA
- the foxn1 gene encoding forkhead box protein N1, whose amino-acid sequence MKRELFEEICSQIPVDFNRLPYVYSCSGLEAPHALRQAVGTMSSEPHDLSFPSTSSRSSPTPSPGHLHSFDHLEIPGFQMPESQCHQGSVGEVFASYSHRESAPCRLKSAIAERFRRHSIDGGPVHECGLAENRHFHPYSRQCSEGAVPEAFRGLGVAAAGLDEQSSWTPLSSDVDTTSFMGTQQLYNEPETRSEEPPSYTSVTHQMYGTLIPAKQQFSGVYSSRGIDVVPHYCNQSLSSQTSPDSSAPPLYPKPVYSYSILIFLALRNSKTGSLPVNEIYSFMTEHFPYFKTAPDGWKNSVRHNLSLNKCFEKVENKNGNSSRKGCLWALNPAKVEKMQEELHKWRRKDPLTVRRSMARPEELERLLGERPEKLKNLGAYFSLHSHTHSHPLRVSMHPSYGQPLVHETSVQHQKSPYSPLSSQTVHPPPPYLSPDSSAFSFYSPISQLPCAGNPPSPSTGNLDSALPAHTPPSYSTTLQAGHGTARAMQELLLEGEINNDVDALNPSLTDLQLHGNLWEELRNDSLAPDSLAVMDTLFSPSRLSPTQAGGDVELYSFPAGELGSVGTENRVQGNISELFLNRLYTAAFTSADSMPGLHSTSENTPIPLL is encoded by the exons ATGAAGAGAGAGCTTTTTGAGGAGATCTGCAGCCAGATACCTGTGGACTTTAACCGTCTGCCTTACGTTTACAGTTGTTCAGGCCTGGAAGCACCACACGCATTG AGGCAGGCTGTAGGGACAATGTCCTCTGAGCCACACGACCTGTCTTTCCCATCCACAAGCAGCAGAAGCTCACCAACACCATCTCCAGGCCATCTACACTCCTTTGACCACCTAGAGATACCCGGCTTTCAGATGCCAGAATCACag TGTCACCAGGGCAGTGTTGGTGAGGTTTTTGCATCGTACTCTCATAGAGAAAGCGCTCCCTGTAGGCTGAAGAGCGCTATTGCCGAGCGCTTTCGCAGACACAGCATAGATGGGGGTCCTGTCCATGAATGCGGTTTGGCAGAGAACAGGCACTTCCATCCATACAGTCGGCAATGCAGTGAAGGGGCCGTTCCCGAGGCTTTTAGGGGTCTCGGGGTGGCAGCTGCTGGACTGGACGAACAATCCTCTTGGACTCCATTAAGCTCTGATGTGGACACCACCAGTTTCATG GGAACTCAGCAGCTCTACAATGAACCAGAGACGAGATCTGAGGAACCTCCCAGCTACACTTCAGTTACCCATCAGATGTACGGCACACTCATCCCTGCAAAACAGCAG TTTTCTGGTGTGTACTCCTCAAGAGGAATAGACGTTGTACCTCATTACTGTAACCAAAGTCTGTCTTCACAAACATCTCCGGACAGTTCTGCCCCGCCACTGTACCCTAAACCTGTCTATTCTTATAG TATTCTCATCTTCCTGGCTTTAAGGAACAGCAAAACAGGCAGTCTGCCAGTAAACGAGATCTACAGCTTCATGACGGAACATTTCCCCTACTTTAAG ACAGCCCCCGATGGTTGGAAGAACTCTGTCCGACACAACCTGTCATTGAACAAATGCTTTGAGAAGGTGGAGAACAAGAATGGGAACTCCTCTCGTAAGGGCTGCCTGTGGGCCCTGAATCCAGCCAAAGTGGAAAAGATGCAGGAGGAGCTACACAAGTGGAGGCGTAAAGATCCTCTCACTGTACGCCGCAGCATGGCCCGACCAG AGGAGTTGGAACGTCTGCTTGGGGAAAGACCTgagaagttaaagaatcttgGTGCTTACTTCAGTTTACATAGCCATACACATTCCCATCCCTTAAGAGTTAGCATGCATCCATCCTATGGACAACCACTTGTCCATGAGACCAGTGTCCAGCATCAGAAATCTCCCTATAGCCCTCTGTCATCTCAAACTGTCCACCCACCTCCCCCATACTTATCCCCAGACTCTTCAGCTTTCTCCTTCTACTCGCCTATCTCCCAGTTGCCCTGCGCTGGGAATCCTCCCAGCCCCAGCACTGGCAATCTGGATTCTGCATTACCAGCCCACACCCCGCCAAGCTACAGCACCACCCTGCAGGCCGGTCACGGTACAGCAAGGGCTATGCAGGAACTTCTGCTGGAGGGGGAAATCAATAATGATGTTGACGCATTAAATCCCAGCCTTACAGACCTACAGTTACATG GAAATCTTTGGGAGGAGCTAAGGAATGATAGCCTCGCTCCAGATTCGTTGGCAGTCATGGACACATTGTTCTCCCCGTCTCGGCTTAGTCCCACTCAAGCAGGAGGTGATGTGGAGCTATACAGCTTCCCTGCTGGAGAGTTGGGGTCAGTTGGGACTGAAAACAGGGTGCAAGGCAACATTTCGGAGCTGTTCCTGAATAGGCTTTACACGGCTGCTTTTACCAGTGCAGACAGCATGCCAGGTCTCCACTCCACATCAGAAAACACTCCTATTCCTCTCTTATGA
- the slc46a1 gene encoding proton-coupled folate transporter yields MDSSDTSAILSEDPSESDESSKLCCCFRVPAGSRPPPCSCPFSVTVEPVMFLSMFSIGLQMPLYTQYLWDRISEDVGYNGTKAGGCNASTVHDPLEKEVQTLVAHWNLYINLGGFLVGLLVVTCLGPWSDRAGRRLILIIPSLGLAVQAAVYLIVMYLKLPVFWFLIGRIISGLSGDFNAILAGCFSYVADTSGRSSRTFRVAILEACLGLAGMVASVIGGQWRRAQGYINPFWLVLATNLAAALYAYLLVPESVTRDPEARLFSTRHHLAVYRLYTSDEPQGRRTNLWLYTFSFFLVVSVHFGCRDLYVLYELSAPLCWGPELIGYGSAVLQLTYLTSLIGLRSMQCCLEDSWVALAALTSNIIGLIVISVAGTTALMFTGYGLCFLFMACTPVLRSKLSKLVDPSEQGALFASVACVEGLCSLVSSGVFNSLYPATLHLMKGFPFIFGASILFIPAGVIGGLGYQEKRRNSESSGIS; encoded by the exons ATGGACAGTTCCGACACCAGCGCTATTCTTTCGGAGGACCCTTCAGAATCGGACGAATCCAGTAAACTCTGTTGTTGTTTTCGGGTGCCTGCGGGCTCCAGACCTCCGCCGTGCTCGTGCCCGTTTTCTGTGACAGTGGAGCCCGTGATGTTTCTGTCTATGTTCTCCATCGGTCTCCAGATGCCTCTATACACGCAGTACCTGTGGGATCGGATCAGTGAAGATGTAGGTTATAATGGCACAAAGGCAGGAGGCTGTAATGCATCGACTGTTCACGACCCTTTAGAGAAG GAAGTCCAGACACTGGTTGCCCACTGGAACCTGTACATCAATTTAGGTGGATTTCTTGTTGGCCTGCTTGTGGTTACCTGTCTGGGCCCATGGAGTGACCGCGCAGGTCGGCGTCTGATTCTTATCATTCCGTCCTTGGGTTTGGCTGTTCAGGCAGCCGtttatctgattgtgatgtattTAAAGCTCCCAGTGTTCTGGTTCCTCATTGGACGAATTATTAGTGGCCTCTCAGGGGACTTCAATGCCATTTTGGCGGGTTGCTTTTCTTACGTGGCCGACACGAGTGGCAGGAGCTCACGCACCTTCCGCGTGGCTATACTAGAAGCTTGTCTTGGATTGGCTGGCATGGTTGCCAGCGTCATCGGAGGACAGTGGCGTCGGGCGCAGGG GTATATCAACCCTTTCTGGCTGGTATTGGCCACAAATCTAGCAGCGGCCCTCTATGCCTACCTCTTAGTGCCTGAATCTGTTACTCGTGACCCGGAGGCAAGACTCTTCTCCACCAGGCACCATCTGGCCGTTTACCGCCTCTACACATCTGATGAACCGCAGGGACGTAGGACTAACCTGTGGCTCTACACTTTCTCATTCTTTTTGGTGGTGTCTGTACATTTCGGATGTAGAGACCTTTATGTGCTCTATGAGTTGAGTGCTCCGCTTTGCTGGGGTCCTGAGCTGATAGGATATGGCTCCGCAGTCCTGCAGCTGACGTACCTCACCAGCCTGATAGGACTCAGGTCCATGCAGTGCTGTCTGGAGGACTCTTGGGTAGCTTTGGCGGCTCTGACCTCAAACATCATAGGCTTGATAGTGATTTCAGTCGCTGGCACCACAGCTCTAATGTTCACAG GATAtggtctttgttttctttttatggcCTGTACTCCAGTGCTGAGATCTAAACTGTCCAAGCTGGTGGACCCTTCAGAACAAG GGGCTCTGTTTGCATCAGTGGCGTGTGTTGAAGGTCTGTGCTCACTTGTATCTAGTGGGGTTTTTAACTCCTTGTATCCGGCTACCTTACACCTTATGAAAGGTTTCCCCTTCATCTTTGGGGCTTCGATTCTCTTCATTCCAGCAGGAGTTATTGG GGGCTTGGGTTACCAGGAGAAGAGGAGAAACAGCGAAAGCTCTGGGATATCCTGA
- the sarm1 gene encoding NAD(+) hydrolase SARM1, translating to MFLSAIVYISKLCRYLSFLMFSSDRLTVTEYVSRLHNRRTSSDPKAVSPGHSTDVQAVLDVSLPALRSAIKTLKSSRDTGDVDDTRRAIAESFQLVEEAWILPTVGRQVAEEICNRIRLDGGLELLLLLLQTPAVEITYESAKLLEQILVTENRDYVARMGLGVILNLTREQEDAQLARSVSGILEHMFKHTEDTSAQLITNGALDTLLYWCRGTDPTVLRHCSVALANCAMYGGHRCQRLMIEKQAAEWLFPLAFSKEDELIRFHACLAVAVLAANREIEKEVVKSGTLELVEPFIASLDPDEFARNLLDSTDNMQGRTAADLQHLLPLLDGTRLEGKCIAAFYLCVETSIKSRQRNTKIFQEIGAIQSLKRIVMYSSNATVCSLAKRALRMMGENIPRRVLSSVPNWKVGEVQTWLQQIGFNTFSDQFRELQVDGDLLLNITEQDLIHDLGMQSGLTRKRFLRELRVLKTYANYSTCDPNNLADWLADIDPRFRQYTYGLVQSGVDRNSIAHITDQQLQSDCHIDNGIHRAKILSPARRPTKPCLTDSQPAGPDVFISYRRTTGSQLASLLKVHLQLRGFSVFIDVEKLEAGRFEEKLITSVQRARNFILVLSANALDKCMGDVAMKDWVHKEIVSALNGKKNIVPVTDNFVWPDPACLPEDMSTILKFNGIKWSHEYQEATIEKILRFLKGGPSQEQPDTAKTDKKESQKK from the exons ATGTTTTTGTCCGCCATCGTTTATATCAGTAAGCTTTGCCGGTATTTATCATTCTTAATGTTTAGCTCTGACAGACTCACGGTTACCGAATATGTCAGTCGACTGCATAACCGGAGGACGAGCTCTGATCCCAAAGCCGTTTCTCCCGGGCACAGCACCGACGTACAGGCCGTGCTGGACGTCTCTCTCCCCGCGCTACGCTCTGCCATCAAAACGCTGAAGTCTTCCAGAGACACCGGCGATGTGGACGACACCCGTCGTGCCATCGCTGAAAGTTTCCAGCTGGTTGAGGAGGCCTGGATCTTGCCCACTGTGGGTCGACAGGTAGCTGAGGAGATCTGCAACAGAATCAGGTTAGATGGAGGATTGGAGTTGCTTTTGCTGTTGCTGCAGACGCCTGCTGTGGAAATCACCTATGAGTCTGCCAAGCTCCTGGAACAGATACTGGTCACAGAAAACag GGACTACGTAGCACGTATGGGCCTGGGTGTCATACTAAACCTGACCCGTGAGCAGGAGGATGCCCAGTTGGCACGTAGCGTATCGGGCATTCTTGAGCACATGTTTAAACACACGGAGGATACATCTGCCCAGCTCATCACTAACGGCGCTCTGGACACGCTTCTGTACTGGTGCCGTGGAACGGACCCAACCGTGCTGCGGCACTGCTCCGTTGCCCTGGCTAACTGCGCCATGTACGGCGGGCACCGCTGCCAGCGTCTGATGATAGAGAAACAGGCAGCTGAATGGCTGTTCCCTCTGGCATTTTCTAAAGAGGACGAGCTGATCCGTTTCCACGCCTGTCTTGCCGTGGCTGTTCTGGCGGCTAATAGGGAAATTGAGAAAGAGGTGGTGAAGTCGGGCACTCTGGAGCTGGTGGAGCCATTCATTGCCTCATTAGACCCTGATGAGTTTGCGCGCAACCTGCTGGACAGCACGGACAACATGCAGGGCCGCACAGCCGCAGACCTGCAACACTTGCTGCCCCTGCTAGACGGCACACGGCTGGAGGGGAAATGCATTGCAGCGTTCTACCTTTGCGTTGAGACCAGTATTAAGTCCCGGCAGCGTAATACCAAG ATATTTCAGGAGATTGGTGCCATTCAGAGTCTTAAAAGAATCGTCATGTACTCCAGTAATGCCACTGTCTGCTCTCTGGCTAAGCGGGCACTGAGGATGATGGGTGAGAACATACCGAGACGTGTCCTGTCATCTGTGCCCAACTGGAAGGTGGGAGAGGTGCAGACATGGCTGCAGCAGATTGGCTTCAATACATTCAGTGATCAGTTTCGG GAGTTGCAGGTTGATGGAGATCTCCTGCTGAACATCACAGAACAGGATCTGATTCATGACCTAGGCATGCAATCTGGGCTAACTCGGAAGAG GTTTTTAAGAGAGCTGCGAGTGCTGAAGACCTATGCCAACTACTCCACGTGTGACCCCAATAACCTCGCAGACTGGCTGGCCGACATAGACCCACGATTCCGACAGTACACCTACGGCCTAGTGCAGTCTGGGGTCGATCGGAACAGTATCGCTCACATCACAGATCAACAGCTGCAGTCTGACTGTCACATAGACAACGGGATCCATCGCGCCAAGATTCTATCGCCTGCCCGCCGTCCCACCAAACCCTGCTTAACTGATTCCCAGCCTGCGGGCCCTGATGTGTTCATCAGTTACCGTCGCACCACGGGTTCACAGCTTGCCAG CCTTCTAAAGGTGCATCTACAATTACGCGGTTTCAGCGTCTTCATTGATGTGGAGAAGCTGGAGGCCGGCAGGTTCGAGGAGAAGCTGATCACAAGCGTGCAGCGAGCACGCAACTTCATCTTGGTCCTGTCAGCCAATGCATTGGACAAATGCATGGGCGATGTTGCTATGAAGGATTGGGTCCATAAG GAAATCGTCTCAGCTCTAAATGGAAAGAAAAACATTGTTCCTGTCACTGATAACTTTGTGTGGCCTGATCCAGCCTGTCTGCCAGAGGATATGAGCACCATTCTCAAATTTAATGGCATTAA GTGGTCTCACGAGTATCAAGAAGCCACTATAGAGAAGATTCTGCGTTTCCTGAAGGGAGGCCCCAGCCAGGAGCAGCCAGACAcagcaaaaacagacaaaaaagagtcacaaaagaaatga